Within Bacillus sp. FJAT-45350, the genomic segment GGTATAGCAATTGCCTACATTACAATAGAGTTTATCAGCATCGTTGAAAATGGCGGAAAACTAGGTGTACCAATCCCTCATAGAATTAGTGCAATTCTCGCTCAATTAAAGGGACGTAACTTTGAAGATGATGAAAAGAAAAAAAAGGGGAATAAAAAGTAAACTACAACCCAATTGTTTGAGCAATTGGATTGCAGTTTTTGAAAGTACTTATTTAAAAATATGTTATGGAAGCGTTAGAACTTTTTTTACTAATACAAGGATAGGTACCAAAAGAACGAATATGGCATCCGATTTCTTGAATCTTATTACAGGCTTGTTTGAACAATAATTCTTTATCGTTCCCACTGGTTTTAAAGTCTAAAAAATAGTAATAGTCTCCCATCGCTGTCTTCCTTGGAGCTGATTCTATTTTTGTTAGATCTAGCTTATTTTCTGCAAATATCTCTAATACTTGATGAAGCATAATATTCTTTTCTTTAGGTAATGAAACAAGAATTGAAGATTTTCTATCACTACTAGTAATAGGTAACTTTTTATTACTTAAGAATAAAAAACGAGTTGTGTTGGTTTGATAATCTTCAATATTATTTTCTAATAATGATAAACCATATATTTTCTTGGCTTGCTCGTTAGCAATTGCAAGCCAAGGTTCTTCAGGGTTCTCCATTATATGCTTTGCCCCTTCTGCAGTACTTTCTACATATACCACTTTTGCATTTGGTAAGTTATCTCTAATATATTTGCTACATTGCCTTAAAGCCTGAGGATGAGAGAAAACCTTTGAGAATTTCTCCCTCTCAATATTTTTGTTTTCCTCATGCGCTAAAAGGTGTTGTTCTATAGGTATTCTTACTTCCCCTTGAATGGGAGTACTAATCTCGTGAATAAGCCAATCAAGAGTTAAATAAACTGAACCTCCAATTGAATTCTCAATCGGAACTACAGTATAATCTGTTTGATTTTGATTAAGTGCATACAAACATTCAGGTATCGAATTAAAAGGAATTGAATTTACCGTATCTAATTTAAATACTTGCTTTACTGCCATTTCTGTAAATGTTCCTATAGGGCCTAAGTAACCAATGATTTGTTTACCTTTTTCCGTATTCACTTATTCACTAATTCCTTTTTCTTCATAGTATTTTTTTGCTCCATCATGAATTGGGATTCCCGCTGTATCTGTCATCGCCTCATTAATGTCCATATGTCCAGCAATTGAATGTGAAGCTTCTAACTCATCGAGGTTTTCCCAAAAGACTTTCGTTAACTCATAGACAAGATCATCAGATAAAGAAGCATCTACTATTAACATCATCTTAATTCCTAAAGTATCAATATCTTGATCTTGATTATCGTATGTTCCAGCTGGTATTGTAAACTCTGAATACCAAGGATACTTATCCATTAAAGACTGTCTGATTTCTGGTTCAATACCGATAAGCTTACCATCAGCTGTTGATGTCATCTCAGTTACCGCTGCAGTTGGAATACCCGCTTGAATAATCGCACCTTCTACTTGATTATTTCTCATTAAATCAATTGCCTCTGTAAAACCAACATACGTTTCATTAATGTCATCAGGATAGTTAATACCATACTCTGGTAGTATAATACTAGATTCCACTTCAGGAGTGCTTCCTACAGCACCTGGTACAAACCGTTTACCTTTAATATCTGCAATACTATTGATATCTGCAGAATCTCTTACAACGAACTGGTTAGGGTTAATATATAAACCTGCCATTATTCGTAGGTCTTCATATTGTCTACCTTCAAATGTATCTTCACCATTATAGGCTTCCCACATAATACCAGTCGTCGCAAAAGAAATGTGTCCTTCCCCATCATTAAGAAGATTTAAGTTGTTAACCCCACCATTAGACGCCTGCGAGTTTACTCTAATTCCTTCAATATTGTTATTCCATATATTGGACATAGTAGCTCCTAAAGGATAGATTGTACCTGACGTACCTGCTGTTGGAAACCTTAATTCTTCAATTTCTGAACTTGAATCACCACTCGAACAACCTACCAGTACCAAACCTACTATTGCACTTAAAATTAAACTTTTAAACCTTTTCATAATTACCCCCTAAATAATTAAGTTTATATAACTATTGCACACCCTTGATATTAGTTTGCTTCACCCCCTAATAGCAGTTTCTGAATTACTATTTTTATCCCTTAACATTAAAACTACTTGCCAAATAATAATTAGGAGAAACAAACTAATTCCTATGAAATCCATTAAAAGAGTAGGCTCTATCATGAGAAAAGCAATAATAATCAATAATCCCCTTTTTATCCAATTAACATTAGTTAGTAACCAACCTTGTAAACCACTGGCTAAAGATATAACTCCTATTATTGCTGTAGTGACTGCTAAGAGAAATCCTCCCGTAAAAGAACCGTCGAATAACAATACTGGATGATAGATAAAGAAAAATGGTATGATAAAACCTGTTAACCCAAGCTTCACTGCTGTATATGAAACTTGGTTCTCATTTGTATTAGCTATACCTGCCGCTACATATGATGCTAAAGCAACTGGTGGTGTTATGTTAGAGAGACATGCATACATAAGTACAAACATATGAGCAGCTATCGGTGTAACACCAAGTTGTATTAAAATTGGTGCAGAAACTGTTGCAACGATAACATATGCCGCAACTCCCGGAACCCCAAGTCCTAAGATAATACTCATCAACATGACTAATAACCCTGCTAGTAATAAACTTTCATTTACATATTGTAAGATTGTATAGCCAAGTGTTAATCCTAACCCTGTTAAGGATACTGTCCCAATTACAACTCCAATCGTTGCACAAGCCACACCAACCCCGACTGCACCCTTTGCACCCTCTTCTAAAGCCTGTATAATCTTTTTTAATCCCATTCTTGTTTCTTTTCGGAGCCAAGTAGAAACAATACAAGCAACAATAGAAAATACAGCAGCATATAAAGGGGTATATCCCATTAACAATAGTGTAATAAGAACAACAAGGGGGATAGACAGATGCCCTTGTTTCTTTAAGACTTCAACTACATTCGGTATATTTTCCTTCGCTATTCCTTTCAATCCAGAACGTTTAGCCTCAAGGTGCACAATCGTGATTACGCTTATATAATAAAGCAGCGCCGGTACAATCGCGGCTAACATTACAGTCGTATATGGTACACCAAGGTATTCTGCCATTACAAAGCCCGCTGCGCCCATAATCGGCGGCGCAAACTGACCACCAGTAGAAGCTACAGCTTCTACTGCTGCTGCAAATCTAGCCTTGTATCCATTTTTCTTCATTAGTGGGATGGTAATCGTCCCTGTAGTAGCTACATTGGCAAGCGCACTGCCATTTATCATCCCCATTAAACTACTAGCAAGTACTGCCACTTTTGCAGGACCACCTGGTGAACGGCCAGCTATCGTTAAAGCAAGATCATTAATAAAGTTACTAAATCCACTAATTCTCAAAAATGCTCCAAACAAAATAAATAAAAAGACAAAAGTAGAAGATACTCCAATTGCAATACCTAAAATCCCTTGACTTCCCCAAAACATATGGTCAATAATACGTTTAACTGAAAATCCACTATGCCCAAAATCACCCGGAATAACAGGTCCTATAAAGTTATAAAGGAGAAAAATTAGTGCTAATATAGCAAGATTACCTACTATTCTTCTAGCAGCTTCAAAAACCATTAGAAGTCCTATTGCACCAAAAAAGTAATCAATTGTTTCTAAATATCCACCACGTAATACGATAGTGTTATAGTTTAATAATAAGTATCCAAAAGAAGTAATACTTAAAATAATAAAGACAATATCTAAAATTGGTGGTCTCTTCAGTTGTAACTGGGATTTCTTTGTCACAGGGAATAACAAAAATGTCATGGTTAAAAGAAAGATTATGTGAATAGCTCTTAAGCGTATTGCATCAATAGTTCCTGTACCTGCAGAATAAATTTGAAATATTGACCAGAAAACTGCAATAAATGCAACCAGTAGTGCCATTTTGCCAATATATTTCCTTAAGCGAGATTCACTATCATGATTTAATAAAAGCTCTTCACTTTTCTTATCCAAGGTCGTCTCTTTTGACATACGTACCTCCTGTGTTAAGATAGTGTAATTTTATGTTATAACTGTTGCCATACTATAAATAGTTTTTAAACAAACATACTTCTATGTATATTAGTTAGTTGTTGTTATATTCATGTTTGTACAATTTCATTTTTACATGTGGAGAAGCTCTACTCGATATGCAATTATCTAGCCAAAACAGTCATAGTACACTATTCCACGGTAATGAACATCTAACAATTACAATCTGACAGACAAAAGCACTTGGATTTAATCCAAGTGCTTTTGTCTTATCAATTAATAGGCAAGATTATAGATCAAAAACCTCTCATTCGGATTTTCCTCATACAAACCTTTTAATTACCTCGTATTGTGAAAATAGTTGTTCAAGTGCGCTATATGGTGTTGGTTCATAACGATGATAATGCAATGAATCATGAAACCCCTTTTGCTTTTCGCATGTATTTATATTAAATAATTCATCATACTTTTCTTCCATTGATACCCTCCTGGTAAAAAAAGGATTATAAATTGATAGTACCTCCTTATAGAATAACTTGAATACGGAATCTTAGTAAAATCTGATTCCATAGTTTTGTTTCTATATAAGAAGGTTTTTAAAGCTTTATGCGAAATAATATAAAGTAAAAACTTTTTATTATACTAACGTATGTTTAAGGAGGTACTGATGAATCAGTTAGAAATATTGCAGAGATTTACACAGCTTCAGCACCCATTTCTTGATCCAATAGCAGCAGTCCTTACATTTTTAGGAAATGAAGAATTTTACTTTATTATCTTGCCACTAATCTATTGGTGTGTTTCCAAATCAATCGGATTTAGGCTATTTTACATTTTTATCTTCTCTATCTATATTAATTCGTTATTGAAAATTAGTTTTGCCGTGACAAGACCTATAGGAGTTGAAGGTGTAAATTCATTATTTGTAAGTTCTGCAGAAGTAGGTAGTCATTTTCCACACGACTCCTTTCCAAGTGGACATGCACAAGGCTCTGCAACACTTTGGGGCTATCTAGCATACATAAGTAGATCGACTGTATTTATTACCTTTGCAGGTAGTTTAATTCTGCTTATCTCTCTATCAAGGCTTTACACAGGAGTACACTGGCCTTCAGATATTATCGTTGGGCTTGGTTTAGGGTTAGCTATTATTCTTATCTCTATCTATGTTACTAAATTTTTATCTAGCATTAGTATTGGTCTTCAATGGGTACTAGCAATTATCTTTCCTATTTTACTTGTATTCCTGTTCCCTGCAGAAGAAGGCTATAAATATGCAGGACTATTACTAGGGGCTGGTATTGGATACCTACTTGAAGGTAAATTTGTAAAAATGGAAATTAGCTCTAGTCTTACTCGTAAGGGATTTGCCTTATTAATTGGACTAGGAGGTATGTTTGCTATCCAAATCGGTTTAAAAGTGATTTTCCCTGAAGCATTTATTTATGATTTTATCCGTTATGGTTTTATTGGTTTATGGGGTTTATTTGTCGCTCCTTTACTATTTGTCCTTCTTCATATTTATAAAGACGAGCAAAAAACGTTCCCGATGTATACTACTAGGTTATAAGTAAATAATACAAAAGAGAAGGCTCATTACATTACTGTAAAAGCCTTCTCTATTTGTATTATTTGTTGTTTTCCTAACTCTTACTTACCTAACATCTCATCTACTTTATCACGGTTTTCATCAACCCATTGTTGAGCTAATTCACTAAACGGTGTTCCATTTTCTTCGTTTTCAAACATCATTTCTTCTAAATCTGCAACATCGATACTCCATCTTGATAAGATTTCATATGCTTCCGGGTGTACCTCTTCTACACCTTTATAAGAGATAACATACACATTATCTGATTTAAAATAATCCCCTTGGCCTTCTAAGAATTTAAGGTCAAATTGTGTAAACATTGAGTGAGGTCTCCAACCTAGAAAGACGATTGGATTTTCATTATTCAACGCACGCTTTGCTTCAGCCATCATAGCAGCTTCATTAGCAGAAACATACTCAAGACCATCTAAATTTAATTCCTCCATCATTTGTAGTGATGTTTCAGTCATTCCAGAACCAGCACTTAAACCAACGACACGATTATCATATTCTGCTTCGTTTCCAATTAAATCTTGAATTGAATCCTCTTCTACATATGATGGTACAACCCATCCTAATGGAACATCCTCATAACTTGTTGCTACTTTTTGCAAGTCATCTTCATATTGCTTCCATAGCTTTTCTTCCGTATATGGTAACCAAGCATCCATAAAGAAGTCGATTTCGTTATTTTTCATACCTAAGAAAATGATTGGTTGTTCTGCTTGACTCTCTGCTGTTTCATAACCAGCTTCTTCAAGGATTAACTTGGCAATCTCTGTAGGAGCTTCTGTACTTGACCAGTACGACATCCCGAAAGTAACAGTTCCTTTTGATTCTTCCCCTGTTGTTCCTTCTGAACCATTACTTGTATCTTCATTTCCACAACCTGCAAGTACAAATGTTAATGCTACTGCTGAGTACAATATTTTTTTAAACTTTTTCATTATAAATTCCTCCTAATATATTAAATCGATTATTTTTGTTTGATGAGTGTTGCTTCATTATTTAACTTCGCAAATACATCTCTCATATTCTCTGGTGTAAAGTGCAACTCATCAGGTCTTGTTGATTCCCAAACGTAGTAGTCTTCACCTTTCAAGTTTTTGACCATTTCAACTGCGTCATATATTTTAATCCCGTATACCCAATTAGCCATGATTAGGATAGATGACATGTGTGCTCCTTCATTCGTGGTTGCGCATATATCCTTTACTAGATTTATTTCGTAATCTCTGAAGTATCCATCAAATACAGTCGTCATTAAACAACCATCTGTTACAAGTCCTCCAACCATTACATGCTCTACATCTAAGCTTCTTAATATAATATCTAAGCTTGTCTCATAGAAGCTGCTCCAACGAAACTTATCTATCACTACTTCTCCCTCATTAGGAGCGATTTCATCCATCACTTCAATTGCGTCTGTACCCGTACAATAGAAAACTGGTTTTCCATCTTCTTTTCTTGGATCTTTATACGATAAGCCCTTGCCATCTGCTCTGTTGATGTGACGAGTGTAGATTACCGGAATGTTTTGAGAACGACATGCCTCTATTAGGTGCTTTGAATTTTCTATTACACTTTCAAGGTTTTGCACTCCGTATTGACTTTCTTTCTGGATGTCTATTAATACAAGTGCTGATTTTTTTAGATTCATACCGCACTTCCTTCCCTCACTACTTTAATAATAAAACTTTTAACTATAAATCTTTTAACCCCGTTGTCCTATTCCTTGTGTAATTCTATCTAAAATGATTGCTAATACTACAATTCCTAATCCACCAACTAAGCCTAACCCTACATTAACACTTGAAATTCCTGCAAGAACGACTGTACCTAGTCCTGGTGCTCCAATCATTGAAGCGATAACTGCCATAGAAAGTGCTAACATAATCGTTTGGTTAACACCAGCCATAATTGTTGGTATTGCCATAGGAAGCTGAACTTTAATCAACATTTGCCATGAAGTTGCACCAAAAGCACGTGATGCTTCTACTACATCTTCAGGAACCTGCTTGATTCCTAGTGCTGTCATACGAACAGCAGGTGGAGCCGCGAATACAAATGTTGAAATAACAGCTGGAACTCCTCCAAGTCCAAATAATAAAATTGCTGGAATTAAATAGACGAAACTTGGTAGAGTTTGCATAAAGTCTAAAATCGGTCTTACAATTGCATCGACCCTTTTGGACTTTGCACTAAAGATTCCTATAGGAATACCAATAATAACGGCAAACAGCGTGGCGGTAATGACTATAGATAACGTTTGCATTGCCGGTATCCATAAATTTACTGCCCCTAAATACAATGAACCTATTAATGTGAATATCGCAATTCCTCTTCCTGCAAATTTCCAAGCTAAGAATATAAGAATAATAGCCATGATTTCTGCCGGTATGAAGGTGAAAATATCTGATACGCCATTAATGAACCACCCAATAATGTTACTTAGTACATTAAAGAATCCTCCTAACAACGGAATTACCCAATTATCTACAAAATTGTTTGTCCACTGTTCTAACGGTAAATAAAAATAATTCATTCATTATTCTCCCCTATCCAGTTCTTTTCCTAAAGCAAGTCCTGATAAAATGGATACTCTTACTATAATACCCATTAATTTATTGTTATCGACAACTGCGATTGGGTATTTAGTTTCTGCTGCAATACCGATTAAATCATTTAAAGGTGTTTCAAGTGATGTTGTTTCAAAATCATTTTGAAGAACATCTTCTACCCATTTATCTTCATTTAGAGCTTTAATAGCAGCATCAATAGTTAAAAGACCTTTAAGATTTTTTTCCTTGTCGACTACAAAAATACTAGATAACCCTGCCTCTTCCATTTTTCTAACTGCTACACGAGGGCCATCTTTCCAAGTTGTAATGACATCAGGTTTTTTCATTACGTTTGAAGCTTGTAATACCTTTGAACGATCCACATCTTCAACGAAGCTTGAAACATAATCATTTGCTGGATTTTCAAGAATCTCCTCAGATGATCCGATTTGAACAATTGAACCATTTTTCATTATCGCAATTCGGTCCCCTAGCTTAAGGGCTTCATCTAAATCATGTGTAATAAAAAGAATTGTTTTTCCTAGTTTATTTTGCAAATGTAATAGTTCATCTTGCATTTCTTTTCGAATTAACGGATCTAGTGCACTGAATGCTTCATCCATTAGTAAAATATCGCTATCATTTGCTAAAGCACGAGCTAGCCCAACGCGTTGCTGCATTCCACCACTAAGCTCACTTGGATAGCTATCTACATATCCTTTTAACCCTACATCCTCAATTGCCTTTTGCGCTTTCGCTTCTCGTTCTTCTTTTGGAACCCCTTGAACTTCTAAACCAAAAACAACATTTTGCAGGATTGTACGGTGAGGGAATAAAGCAAACTTTTGAAAAACCATTCCTAGCTTTGACCTTCTCGTTTTCATTAAATCTTCTTTATTCATTTTCGTGATGTCTTTACCGTCTATTAATACCTCTCCACCAGTAGGTTCAATTAAACGATTAATTAATCGTATTAACGTTGATTTTCCACTTCCAGACAGTCCCATAATCACAAAGAATTCACCAGGCTTAACTGAAAAAGAAGCTCGATTTACACCTACAGTTAATCCTGTTTCTTCTAAAATTTTATCTTTGTCTTGCCCATCTTCTAATCTTTTAATTCCTTCTTTAGGATTAGAACCGAAGATTTTTGTTAGATTACTAACTTTTATCTTATCCATGAAACACGCCCCTTTCAGTCCATAAAATTACAGTATTCTTATATATAAACTTGGTTTAATTACTAGTAGAGGTTTCTAAAAAGTTTACTAAACCTTTTAGACAACCTCTTCTACTTTTTCTCTCCTTCAATTGGAAAGTACTTAAATAACTCTCCACTTTCCATTGCATCAATAATTCGTTTTGTCCAGTCAAAGTAGATAAGCGTATCATTCATCAACTTTAAATCATGTAAAGCTTCTTCCTTCGCTTCCTCTGATTCGGTGTTATGAGCAACATCTTCTAATAATGGCTTGACCTTATCATTTGCCTTCATAATGATATTTCGTTCTAACCTAATATTTTTAACAAAGAAACTAATAAAGTTTTTCACAAAGTCACGTTCGGCAATATAATGGTCTTTTCTGTCACCTTTTTTCCAAACTTTAATTATCATCTCTGTATCTAGTAATTCTCTTAAGCCTGTACTTACACTACCTTTACTCATCGCAACTGCATCTTTTATTTCATCCAATGACATAGATTTTTTTGAAAAATATAAAACACCGTATATTCGACCTACTGAAGGTGTAACACCATAAATGACCATCGTTTGTGCAATTGAACTGATTAGTACATCTCTAGATTCTTCAATCTTTTCAAGATCATTTTGCAATAGTATACCTCCCTTCAGGATTGTTCATTTATTTTAATTTGTTCAGTTTGTTCAAAACAAATTGAACATCTTGTTATATAGTATAACGTTTTGTTTATCTCGTCAAGTTTTTACAAAATATTTTCTCCCAACTCCAACAAAACTAATCATAGGTGTTTAAAAAGGATCTATTGTAATCAATCCCTTGTGACTACATATGTCAAAGTAATATATTTTCGCTTATTTCAGGTTCGTTTATTCATTAAAAAAAAGAAGAAGTAGGAACCAATTGGCTCCTACTTCTTATGTTAATTCTAATTGAACAACCGCTTCACAATGGTTTGTATGTGGGAACATGTCTACAGGTTGTACTTTTTTTGTTTTGTAGCCACCTTCTTCAAGGATATGTAGATCTCGAGCCAATGTCGCTGGGTTACAGGACACATAGACAATGCGTTTTGGCTTCATTTTCAGCATCGTTTGTAATAGTGCCTCGTCACACCCTTTTCTTGGTGGGTCTACAACAATGACGTCTGCCCTGATACCTTGAGCGTACCACCATGGAATAACTTTTTCAGCTTCTCCTACTGCAAAATCAACATTTTCTATGTGGTTTAACTTTGCATTACGCTTCGCATCATCTATTGCTTCTGGTACAATTTCAACGCCGTATACATGCTTTGTACGTTGAGCTAGAAATAAAGAAATTGTCCCTATTCCACAATAGGCATCAATTACGGTTTCCGTTGTAGTTAGGTTTGCATACTCTAATGCTTTGTCATAGAGTACCTTCGTCTGTTCAGGATTTACTTGATAAAAAGAGCGTGCTGAAATAGCAAACTTAATATCTCCAATGTAATCATAGATGTACTCTTCACCAGAAAGAACAATCGTTTTCTCACCAAATATTACATTTGTTCGGCGATTATTAATGTTTTGCACGATTGACTTTACTTGAGGTAATCGTTCTTGAATTTCTGCAATAATCTTCTTTTTGTGTGGAAGATCTTCACCTTTAGTTATAAGAACGACCATAACATCGCCAGTTACTAAACCATAGCGAGCAACAACATGTCTTAATGTGCCACGATGCTTTTGTTCATCATACCCACGAATTCCATTTTTCTCAGCAATATCTTTCACAGCTTGTACCACTTTATCATTCTCTTCATGCTGAATTAAGCAACTATCCATATTTATAATATGGTGAGAACGTTCTTGGTAAAATCCTGCTACAAGCCCTCCCTCTCTATCAGCTACTGGTACTTGTGCTTTATTACGATAACGCCAAGGGTCTGTCATACCAAGCGTAGGATGAACAGTAACATCTGTGATTTTCC encodes:
- the pheA gene encoding prephenate dehydratase, with amino-acid sequence MNTEKGKQIIGYLGPIGTFTEMAVKQVFKLDTVNSIPFNSIPECLYALNQNQTDYTVVPIENSIGGSVYLTLDWLIHEISTPIQGEVRIPIEQHLLAHEENKNIEREKFSKVFSHPQALRQCSKYIRDNLPNAKVVYVESTAEGAKHIMENPEEPWLAIANEQAKKIYGLSLLENNIEDYQTNTTRFLFLSNKKLPITSSDRKSSILVSLPKEKNIMLHQVLEIFAENKLDLTKIESAPRKTAMGDYYYFLDFKTSGNDKELLFKQACNKIQEIGCHIRSFGTYPCISKKSSNASITYF
- a CDS encoding TRAP transporter permease, producing MSKETTLDKKSEELLLNHDSESRLRKYIGKMALLVAFIAVFWSIFQIYSAGTGTIDAIRLRAIHIIFLLTMTFLLFPVTKKSQLQLKRPPILDIVFIILSITSFGYLLLNYNTIVLRGGYLETIDYFFGAIGLLMVFEAARRIVGNLAILALIFLLYNFIGPVIPGDFGHSGFSVKRIIDHMFWGSQGILGIAIGVSSTFVFLFILFGAFLRISGFSNFINDLALTIAGRSPGGPAKVAVLASSLMGMINGSALANVATTGTITIPLMKKNGYKARFAAAVEAVASTGGQFAPPIMGAAGFVMAEYLGVPYTTVMLAAIVPALLYYISVITIVHLEAKRSGLKGIAKENIPNVVEVLKKQGHLSIPLVVLITLLLMGYTPLYAAVFSIVACIVSTWLRKETRMGLKKIIQALEEGAKGAVGVGVACATIGVVIGTVSLTGLGLTLGYTILQYVNESLLLAGLLVMLMSIILGLGVPGVAAYVIVATVSAPILIQLGVTPIAAHMFVLMYACLSNITPPVALASYVAAGIANTNENQVSYTAVKLGLTGFIIPFFFIYHPVLLFDGSFTGGFLLAVTTAIIGVISLASGLQGWLLTNVNWIKRGLLIIIAFLMIEPTLLMDFIGISLFLLIIIWQVVLMLRDKNSNSETAIRG
- a CDS encoding TAXI family TRAP transporter solute-binding subunit, producing the protein MKRFKSLILSAIVGLVLVGCSSGDSSSEIEELRFPTAGTSGTIYPLGATMSNIWNNNIEGIRVNSQASNGGVNNLNLLNDGEGHISFATTGIMWEAYNGEDTFEGRQYEDLRIMAGLYINPNQFVVRDSADINSIADIKGKRFVPGAVGSTPEVESSIILPEYGINYPDDINETYVGFTEAIDLMRNNQVEGAIIQAGIPTAAVTEMTSTADGKLIGIEPEIRQSLMDKYPWYSEFTIPAGTYDNQDQDIDTLGIKMMLIVDASLSDDLVYELTKVFWENLDELEASHSIAGHMDINEAMTDTAGIPIHDGAKKYYEEKGISE
- a CDS encoding ABC transporter permease — encoded protein: MNYFYLPLEQWTNNFVDNWVIPLLGGFFNVLSNIIGWFINGVSDIFTFIPAEIMAIILIFLAWKFAGRGIAIFTLIGSLYLGAVNLWIPAMQTLSIVITATLFAVIIGIPIGIFSAKSKRVDAIVRPILDFMQTLPSFVYLIPAILLFGLGGVPAVISTFVFAAPPAVRMTALGIKQVPEDVVEASRAFGATSWQMLIKVQLPMAIPTIMAGVNQTIMLALSMAVIASMIGAPGLGTVVLAGISSVNVGLGLVGGLGIVVLAIILDRITQGIGQRG
- a CDS encoding phosphatase PAP2 family protein, with protein sequence MNQLEILQRFTQLQHPFLDPIAAVLTFLGNEEFYFIILPLIYWCVSKSIGFRLFYIFIFSIYINSLLKISFAVTRPIGVEGVNSLFVSSAEVGSHFPHDSFPSGHAQGSATLWGYLAYISRSTVFITFAGSLILLISLSRLYTGVHWPSDIIVGLGLGLAIILISIYVTKFLSSISIGLQWVLAIIFPILLVFLFPAEEGYKYAGLLLGAGIGYLLEGKFVKMEISSSLTRKGFALLIGLGGMFAIQIGLKVIFPEAFIYDFIRYGFIGLWGLFVAPLLFVLLHIYKDEQKTFPMYTTRL
- a CDS encoding cysteine hydrolase family protein — translated: MNLKKSALVLIDIQKESQYGVQNLESVIENSKHLIEACRSQNIPVIYTRHINRADGKGLSYKDPRKEDGKPVFYCTGTDAIEVMDEIAPNEGEVVIDKFRWSSFYETSLDIILRSLDVEHVMVGGLVTDGCLMTTVFDGYFRDYEINLVKDICATTNEGAHMSSILIMANWVYGIKIYDAVEMVKNLKGEDYYVWESTRPDELHFTPENMRDVFAKLNNEATLIKQK
- a CDS encoding glycine betaine ABC transporter substrate-binding protein; this encodes MKKFKKILYSAVALTFVLAGCGNEDTSNGSEGTTGEESKGTVTFGMSYWSSTEAPTEIAKLILEEAGYETAESQAEQPIIFLGMKNNEIDFFMDAWLPYTEEKLWKQYEDDLQKVATSYEDVPLGWVVPSYVEEDSIQDLIGNEAEYDNRVVGLSAGSGMTETSLQMMEELNLDGLEYVSANEAAMMAEAKRALNNENPIVFLGWRPHSMFTQFDLKFLEGQGDYFKSDNVYVISYKGVEEVHPEAYEILSRWSIDVADLEEMMFENEENGTPFSELAQQWVDENRDKVDEMLGK
- a CDS encoding quaternary amine ABC transporter ATP-binding protein — protein: MDKIKVSNLTKIFGSNPKEGIKRLEDGQDKDKILEETGLTVGVNRASFSVKPGEFFVIMGLSGSGKSTLIRLINRLIEPTGGEVLIDGKDITKMNKEDLMKTRRSKLGMVFQKFALFPHRTILQNVVFGLEVQGVPKEEREAKAQKAIEDVGLKGYVDSYPSELSGGMQQRVGLARALANDSDILLMDEAFSALDPLIRKEMQDELLHLQNKLGKTILFITHDLDEALKLGDRIAIMKNGSIVQIGSSEEILENPANDYVSSFVEDVDRSKVLQASNVMKKPDVITTWKDGPRVAVRKMEEAGLSSIFVVDKEKNLKGLLTIDAAIKALNEDKWVEDVLQNDFETTSLETPLNDLIGIAAETKYPIAVVDNNKLMGIIVRVSILSGLALGKELDRGE
- the rlmD gene encoding 23S rRNA (uracil(1939)-C(5))-methyltransferase RlmD produces the protein MSKQGTPVEKNQIVEVTIEDLTHDGAGVAKVNGFTLFIPKALPGEKAKVKVVKIKKGYGFGRVMEYSEMSTDRTEPPCPIYQQCGGCQLQHLSYEAQLVQKQKQVRDVLERIGKITDVTVHPTLGMTDPWRYRNKAQVPVADREGGLVAGFYQERSHHIINMDSCLIQHEENDKVVQAVKDIAEKNGIRGYDEQKHRGTLRHVVARYGLVTGDVMVVLITKGEDLPHKKKIIAEIQERLPQVKSIVQNINNRRTNVIFGEKTIVLSGEEYIYDYIGDIKFAISARSFYQVNPEQTKVLYDKALEYANLTTTETVIDAYCGIGTISLFLAQRTKHVYGVEIVPEAIDDAKRNAKLNHIENVDFAVGEAEKVIPWWYAQGIRADVIVVDPPRKGCDEALLQTMLKMKPKRIVYVSCNPATLARDLHILEEGGYKTKKVQPVDMFPHTNHCEAVVQLELT
- a CDS encoding GbsR/MarR family transcriptional regulator; the protein is MQNDLEKIEESRDVLISSIAQTMVIYGVTPSVGRIYGVLYFSKKSMSLDEIKDAVAMSKGSVSTGLRELLDTEMIIKVWKKGDRKDHYIAERDFVKNFISFFVKNIRLERNIIMKANDKVKPLLEDVAHNTESEEAKEEALHDLKLMNDTLIYFDWTKRIIDAMESGELFKYFPIEGEKK